Part of the Maridesulfovibrio sp. genome, AACCGTAAAGGGCAATTCCCCCGCGCTGTGCGGAATAATGAACCTGATCATGAGCCAGAATTCCTGCAGAGTTGGCAAGTGATGCTTCCAACTCATATCCGGCGTCAGCAAGACGCTTCAAAATACCGGAAAAGGTCTCTGCCTGCGCAGACATATACCCCTCGTAAGCCGGATCGTCAGAAGTGGCAAGGTGCGAACTAGCCAGCACCGGGCAGATTTGAGGATTGATTTTCAGCCACTCAATCAGCTTATCCAGCTCACTGACGCTGAAACCGAGACGGGACATTCCAGTATCAAATTTCAAACTGATTTCAACCTTGCGGCCCTGTGCAGACACAACAGCGGAAAGCATTTCCAACTGTTCAAATTCACCGACAAAAGGAATTATCTTGTTCTGCGCTGCATTGAAACAATCTTCCTCATTCAGCGGTCCGAGCAATGATATGATACGTTTGCTGCAACCGCTTTTACGCAACTGCATGCCTTCGCTCACCGTACCTACAGCAAAAGTATCCGCTCCTTCTTCTTCAAGGACACGGGCAACTTCAATAAGCCCATGGCCGTAGGCATCAGCCTTGACCACGCCGTAGACCCTGCTTCCTTTTGCTCTAAGCTTTCGGTAATTATGGCGAATTGCGTTTAAATCAACTTCAACTTCAAGTGTATTATATCCGATAGTCATTGGAGATCTCCGGTTGAGATTGAGACTGGCTATTTGCGTTTGAAAAGTTTCTCCATTTCCAGCGCGGACCAACTGATCAAGACAGGACGACCGTGAGGACAATATTCCCTTTGCGGGCATTTCACCCAAGCTTCCAGTAAAGAAAGGGCCTCATTGGCCGCCAACGGCAGGTTGGCCTTGATAGCTGATTTGCAGGAAAGCATGATCCAGAGGTCATCCAAAGTCTTGGCCTGTCCATCCACTGCTGCCTTTAAGTACTCCCTTGCTTCCCCGGTTTCAAGTGCCGGAGGGATACCGCGCATGGAAAGAGTCTGCCCGGATTCAAGCTCCAGCATGAAGCCTGCAGCCTGCAAATCCTCCCACATTTCCTGCACCCGCTCAACTTCGCTGGGATGGAGGACAAGATCGATGGGCAATGCCAGAGGACGCGATTCTCCGCGTGTGCGCAGGGATTTCATATTCTCGTAGATCACCCGTTCATGGGCTGCGTGCTGATCCAGCAAGCCAAGAGAACCGTTCGGAAGTTTCAGAACCAGATAGGTATCCGCAACCTGCCCCAGATACTCAATACGCGAACCGGGAACGTAAATCGGCCCAGCCGCGCATGATTCATACTGTTGCGGTTCGGGCACAGAAAGCGGAGTTTCCTTCGCCACATAATTCATGGCCTGTTCATGAACCATATCCGGTTCGGGACGGGATTCAGCAACAGTTGGCAAGTTGAAATCTGTCTCAGGCAAAGCAGAACCTACTTCCGGTTCATCATCCAAGGCTGTGAAATCTGTATTCTTAAATTCATTCCAGCTGGAAAATTTAGCCGCAGGCTCAATGGGCAGTGAGACACTTTCCGATAATCTCTTCTCGCGAACTGCTGCACGGACCGGCATTTCATGCTGACTTTGCATAGAACTGTCATCTTCCAGAATGCCCAGTTCATAGCGGGAAAGAGCCTGTCCGATACCGTTACGAATGATACTGAATACCGCACTCTCTTCCTGAAAACGGACTTCCATCTTTGCAGGATGCACGTTCACGTCCACCAGGTCCGGCGGCAATTCCAGAAAAAGAACAGCTTGCGGATATTCACGGGAAATCAAACGCCCTTTGTAGGATCCGCGAATGGCACTGAGCAGCAACTTATCCTGAACCGGACGCCCGTTGACGAACATCACAATACGGTCACCGCGACCTTGGGCCAGTCCGGGAATACCGGCACAGCCATGCACTTTCATTTCCCCGGCTTCATGGGAGAATTCAAGCATGGATTCGCAGATATTTCGCGGCCAGAACACGGACAAACGCTCCGGCAGGGACTGCCCGGCCGGAAGGCGAAACTGCTCCCGACCATTGGAGGTAAAAGTGAATCCGGCATCTACATTTGCAAGGGCAATCTTGAACAGGACCTGATTGCAACGCCGCGCTTCGGTACTTTCGGTTTTCAAAAATTTCAAGCGGGCCGGGACATTAAAAAACAGCTCACGAACTTCAACCGAAGTTCCTCCGGGAATTGCAGCCGGGCCTTCGTCAGCCACATCTCCGCCTTCAACATGAATAAACCACCCTTCATCGGCACCTTTGCGGCAAGAGCTCATCTTGAAGCGGGAAACCGAAGCAATACTCGGCAATGCCTCTCCCCGAAAGCCGAAGCTGGTGATTGCGCTTAGATCATCAACATTTGAAATCTTGCTGGTGGCATGACGGGTAACTGCCAGCTTCAATTCATCAGCTGCGATACCGCGCCCGTTATCTTTCACGGAGATAAAGCCCTGCCCACCGCGCTCAACAGCAACATCAACCTGTGTACTGCCCGCATCAATGGAGTTCTCCACCAGTTCCTTAACCACGCTTGAAGGGCGCTCCACAACTTCACCAGCGGCAATCTGGTTACGCAAGGAAGCCGGGAGTACATGAATTTCAGGAGTGCTCATAATGACATATCTATGTGGTATTTTTATTTATCTATTTAAGTCAGAATTTATAGCGCTGAGATTACAATAAGCAAGGCCCCCCGTCTACACATCAGTAGACGGGGGGCCCGGTAAGTTTTGTCGAAGAGATAGTCTAAAATGCACTCATATCGATAAGATTGAAGTTCACGCCGTAACGTTCATCAACAGTGGTCTTTGAGGCAATAAATTCCAAAGAGAAGCACTGGTGACTCCATCCCAAGGAAGCAGTCTTTTCAAGGTCACGGTCAGAATTAAGATCGGTTCTGAATTTACCGCCGATCCGCAGATTCCAAGGCAGCTTGGCTTTCATGCCGTAGCTGATGATCTGCATGTCTGAGTCCTGCTGACGCTTATATTCATCAATCTTGC contains:
- the alr gene encoding alanine racemase encodes the protein MTIGYNTLEVEVDLNAIRHNYRKLRAKGSRVYGVVKADAYGHGLIEVARVLEEEGADTFAVGTVSEGMQLRKSGCSKRIISLLGPLNEEDCFNAAQNKIIPFVGEFEQLEMLSAVVSAQGRKVEISLKFDTGMSRLGFSVSELDKLIEWLKINPQICPVLASSHLATSDDPAYEGYMSAQAETFSGILKRLADAGYELEASLANSAGILAHDQVHYSAQRGGIALYGSNPLLGTEWSESGRDLKPAMQVRTKIAAVRKLQKGQAISYGCTYTADRDMTVAIVCAGYADGYSRGLSNAGQVCIHGKRSKILGRVCMQLCIVDVSHIEDVKFGDTAYLLGGEGEGRISAEDLAGWWQTITYEIFCLLGMNPRTYKK
- the mutL gene encoding DNA mismatch repair endonuclease MutL; its protein translation is MSTPEIHVLPASLRNQIAAGEVVERPSSVVKELVENSIDAGSTQVDVAVERGGQGFISVKDNGRGIAADELKLAVTRHATSKISNVDDLSAITSFGFRGEALPSIASVSRFKMSSCRKGADEGWFIHVEGGDVADEGPAAIPGGTSVEVRELFFNVPARLKFLKTESTEARRCNQVLFKIALANVDAGFTFTSNGREQFRLPAGQSLPERLSVFWPRNICESMLEFSHEAGEMKVHGCAGIPGLAQGRGDRIVMFVNGRPVQDKLLLSAIRGSYKGRLISREYPQAVLFLELPPDLVDVNVHPAKMEVRFQEESAVFSIIRNGIGQALSRYELGILEDDSSMQSQHEMPVRAAVREKRLSESVSLPIEPAAKFSSWNEFKNTDFTALDDEPEVGSALPETDFNLPTVAESRPEPDMVHEQAMNYVAKETPLSVPEPQQYESCAAGPIYVPGSRIEYLGQVADTYLVLKLPNGSLGLLDQHAAHERVIYENMKSLRTRGESRPLALPIDLVLHPSEVERVQEMWEDLQAAGFMLELESGQTLSMRGIPPALETGEAREYLKAAVDGQAKTLDDLWIMLSCKSAIKANLPLAANEALSLLEAWVKCPQREYCPHGRPVLISWSALEMEKLFKRK